From the Pseudomonas sp. SORT22 genome, one window contains:
- a CDS encoding colicin-like pore-forming protein, producing the protein MGEKNIVVDRGIPPGNSDSGAGSGGMLGGFWGSGNISSVVGSVSVSIDGVTRTGGPAFSGAMVFNSTVVESVLSGNGWPSIDAYYDVGVGVWGILPYQILEVRDEIRGSFVVKERNLPATLDAEQKAAEAAAGSDAALSQAQKLERSIGVVKAMMAKRDELIKFNRLRLSTSPGSELLERNIDRMVAELKTLDDDHIPPAIDQVMDVLSAGLSLHVDLSANAMLQEKLDKLQAQAREAAEQEAYKSALAFASDVGKEVSSRFGTQMGKAAEQLKEGISGKTVKSYDQAMQAFEKLTRNPGFKMNQKDTAAIAQALNALDVATYADNFQRLGKAFGVTGKMVQATTLAQKAASGFSSGEWKPFLLELESIAVGTLVGAGAGALLGAGLALVLAPGLAAGAGIIATGVILAAVSSYIDAQAMESFNQLVLDTVAP; encoded by the coding sequence ATGGGTGAAAAAAATATTGTTGTCGATCGTGGGATCCCGCCCGGCAACAGCGATAGCGGTGCCGGTAGTGGTGGGATGCTCGGCGGCTTCTGGGGCAGTGGCAACATCAGCTCGGTGGTCGGTTCGGTGTCGGTATCGATCGATGGCGTCACCAGAACCGGAGGCCCGGCGTTCAGTGGCGCGATGGTGTTCAACTCCACCGTCGTCGAATCGGTGTTGTCCGGGAATGGCTGGCCCAGTATCGATGCCTACTACGATGTTGGCGTCGGGGTCTGGGGCATTCTTCCCTATCAGATCCTCGAGGTGCGCGACGAGATTCGCGGCAGCTTCGTGGTCAAGGAGAGGAACCTGCCGGCTACGCTCGACGCCGAGCAAAAAGCCGCTGAAGCCGCTGCTGGCAGTGACGCTGCCCTGAGCCAGGCGCAAAAACTCGAACGCTCCATCGGGGTGGTGAAGGCGATGATGGCCAAGCGCGATGAGCTGATCAAGTTCAACCGCCTGCGCCTGTCCACCTCGCCGGGCAGCGAGCTGCTCGAGCGCAACATCGACAGGATGGTCGCCGAGCTGAAGACCCTCGACGACGACCACATTCCGCCGGCCATCGACCAGGTAATGGACGTGCTCAGCGCAGGTCTGAGCCTGCATGTCGACCTCAGTGCCAATGCCATGCTGCAGGAAAAGCTCGACAAGCTGCAGGCGCAAGCGCGCGAGGCGGCGGAGCAGGAGGCTTACAAAAGTGCGTTGGCCTTTGCCAGTGATGTCGGCAAGGAGGTCTCCAGCCGCTTCGGCACGCAGATGGGCAAGGCTGCGGAACAACTGAAGGAAGGCATTTCTGGCAAGACGGTGAAAAGTTATGACCAAGCCATGCAGGCGTTTGAAAAGCTCACGCGCAACCCGGGCTTCAAAATGAACCAGAAGGACACCGCTGCCATTGCCCAGGCCCTCAACGCCCTGGATGTGGCAACCTACGCCGACAACTTCCAGCGCCTGGGCAAAGCCTTTGGGGTTACCGGCAAGATGGTCCAGGCGACGACCCTGGCGCAGAAGGCGGCGAGCGGCTTCAGCAGCGGTGAATGGAAGCCGTTTTTGCTCGAGCTTGAAAGCATCGCCGTGGGCACGCTGGTGGGCGCTGGCGCCGGTGCCCTGCTGGGGGCAGGCCTGGCACTGGTGCTGGCACCCGGTTTGGCCGCCGGTGCAGGTATCATTGCCACCGGAGTGATTCTGGCTGCGGTTTCGTCTTACATCGATGCGCAGGCCATGGAGTCGTTCAACCAGCTGGTGCTCGATACCGTAGCACCCTGA
- a CDS encoding lysis system i-spanin subunit Rz: protein MSRLQLGAWLLLTLLACALSWQVQSWRMGRQLAEQAAQHEREWQAQAESAAAQLVAERLQRQGLAQRLAVSEQHHYQELLDAQQTQARLRDRLATADVRLSVLVERDASGCAGLPAAPGTGSVDHDPVRARLEPAHAQRIIAITDDGDRGLIALRACQAYVRGLVR, encoded by the coding sequence TTGAGCCGCCTGCAGCTTGGGGCGTGGCTGCTATTGACGCTGCTGGCCTGTGCGCTGAGCTGGCAAGTCCAGAGTTGGCGCATGGGCCGGCAGTTGGCCGAGCAAGCGGCGCAGCACGAGCGCGAGTGGCAAGCCCAGGCTGAATCCGCTGCCGCGCAACTGGTCGCCGAGCGCCTGCAACGCCAGGGGCTGGCGCAGCGCCTGGCGGTCAGCGAGCAACACCATTATCAGGAGCTACTCGATGCCCAACAGACTCAGGCACGCCTGCGTGATCGCCTGGCTACTGCTGATGTGCGGCTGTCGGTCCTGGTCGAGCGCGACGCCTCCGGTTGCGCCGGCCTGCCTGCCGCCCCCGGCACCGGCAGCGTGGATCATGACCCCGTACGCGCCCGACTTGAGCCGGCGCATGCGCAACGAATTATCGCCATCACCGACGACGGTGACCGCGGACTGATCGCCTTGCGCGCGTGCCAGGCGTACGTGCGCGGGCTGGTGCGCTGA
- a CDS encoding phage tail sheath family protein: MSGFFHGVTVTNVDTGARSIALPSSSIIGLVDTFTEGPTATAKANDLVLITSEREAVAAFGADSAITRACQAIYSRAKAVIVACGVAKLEEEAAQTSAIIGGVLADGKRTGLQALLDGKSRFNAQPRLLVTPKHSSTLAVGTALVALADKLRGLAIIDGPNTTDEAAIAYAENFGAKRAYLVDPGVQYWDTGKSATLDAPASAWVAGLFAWTDSEYGFWASPSNKEFVGITGTSRSIEYLDGDATCRANLLNNANITTVIRDDGFRLWGNRTLSSDPKWAFVTRVRTMDIVMDAILYGHKWAVDRSITATYVKDVTEGLQAFMRDLKAQGAIINFEVFADPELNTASQLEQGKVYWNIRFTDVPPAENPNFRVEVTNQWLTEVLDQAV; encoded by the coding sequence ATGAGTGGATTCTTCCACGGCGTTACCGTAACCAACGTCGACACCGGCGCACGTTCCATCGCGCTGCCTTCTTCCTCGATCATCGGCCTGGTCGATACCTTCACCGAAGGCCCGACTGCAACCGCCAAGGCCAACGACCTGGTATTGATCACCAGCGAGCGTGAAGCCGTCGCCGCCTTCGGCGCCGACTCGGCAATCACCCGCGCCTGCCAGGCGATCTACAGCCGCGCCAAGGCGGTGATCGTCGCCTGCGGTGTGGCCAAGCTCGAAGAAGAGGCTGCGCAGACTTCGGCGATCATCGGCGGCGTGCTGGCCGACGGCAAACGCACCGGCCTGCAAGCACTGCTGGACGGCAAGAGCCGGTTCAACGCCCAGCCCCGCCTGCTGGTGACGCCAAAGCACAGCTCGACCCTGGCGGTCGGTACCGCGCTGGTGGCCCTGGCCGACAAGCTGCGCGGCCTGGCCATTATCGATGGCCCGAACACCACCGATGAAGCAGCCATCGCCTACGCCGAGAACTTCGGCGCCAAGCGTGCCTACCTGGTCGACCCGGGCGTGCAGTACTGGGACACCGGCAAAAGCGCCACCCTCGATGCGCCGGCGTCGGCCTGGGTTGCTGGCCTGTTTGCCTGGACCGACAGCGAGTATGGCTTCTGGGCCTCGCCATCGAACAAGGAGTTCGTCGGCATCACCGGTACCAGCCGCTCGATCGAGTACCTGGATGGCGACGCCACCTGCCGCGCCAACCTGCTCAACAACGCCAACATCACCACCGTGATCCGCGATGACGGCTTCCGTCTGTGGGGCAACCGTACCCTGAGCAGCGACCCGAAGTGGGCCTTCGTCACCCGCGTGCGGACCATGGACATCGTCATGGACGCGATCCTCTATGGCCACAAGTGGGCGGTCGATCGCTCGATCACCGCGACCTACGTCAAGGACGTGACCGAAGGCCTGCAGGCGTTCATGCGTGATCTGAAAGCCCAGGGCGCAATCATCAATTTCGAAGTGTTCGCCGACCCCGAGCTGAACACTGCCAGCCAGCTGGAGCAGGGCAAGGTCTACTGGAACATCCGTTTCACCGATGTGCCGCCCGCCGAGAACCCGAATTTCCGTGTCGAGGTCACCAACCAGTGGTTGACCGAAGTCCTCGACCAAGCCGTTTAA
- a CDS encoding tail protein X yields the protein MATTCRTAEGDVLDTLCQHYYGHLNGTVEAVLGANQGLAEQPQPFRAGVQILLPALPAASDATVQLWD from the coding sequence ATGGCGACGACCTGCAGAACCGCTGAAGGCGATGTGCTCGACACCTTGTGTCAGCACTACTACGGCCACCTGAACGGCACAGTCGAGGCCGTGCTGGGCGCCAACCAGGGCCTGGCCGAGCAGCCCCAGCCATTTCGTGCCGGGGTACAGATCCTGCTGCCGGCGTTACCCGCGGCGAGCGACGCTACGGTGCAGCTGTGGGATTGA
- a CDS encoding phage tail protein, translating into MTYMDQLQSGLGALVAAGEAGRRSADGMLAPVKEAAAEFVGAAAELEALPFVGPAIGAKLQRSLRAINKAQATVDQALAKYDRAVAVVAQVRDGVATVKTQIGRVSAAINRVAGKISPSLANILPTSSFAPEATPAAEAVKPFPHLLIVQPLKPESPAYYFNLDTAAFDELRRQTSFRWAGQERLTRSTAQQAVGLGDEKISIKGAIFPGFKGGLGQLQALRSIGRQLQPLTLTSGYGEVLGTWCLTGVDEDQSNLLAGGIPRKQGFSLEFLSYGDDLQNR; encoded by the coding sequence ATGACCTACATGGACCAGTTGCAATCCGGGCTAGGTGCTTTGGTGGCAGCGGGCGAAGCAGGGCGGCGCAGCGCGGACGGAATGCTGGCGCCGGTCAAGGAGGCCGCCGCCGAGTTCGTCGGTGCCGCCGCCGAGCTCGAGGCGCTGCCCTTTGTCGGGCCCGCCATTGGTGCCAAGCTGCAGCGCAGCTTGCGCGCGATCAACAAGGCCCAGGCCACTGTCGACCAGGCGCTGGCAAAATACGACCGGGCCGTGGCGGTGGTGGCGCAGGTGCGTGACGGCGTCGCCACGGTGAAGACCCAGATTGGCCGGGTCAGCGCCGCGATCAACCGGGTGGCGGGCAAGATCAGCCCGTCCCTGGCCAATATCCTGCCGACCAGCAGCTTCGCCCCCGAAGCGACGCCGGCGGCAGAGGCGGTCAAGCCGTTCCCGCATTTGCTGATTGTGCAACCACTCAAGCCTGAATCACCCGCTTACTACTTCAACCTCGACACCGCCGCGTTCGATGAACTGCGCAGGCAGACGAGCTTCCGTTGGGCCGGGCAGGAGCGTCTGACGCGCAGCACCGCCCAGCAGGCAGTGGGCCTGGGTGACGAGAAAATCAGCATCAAAGGGGCGATCTTCCCAGGCTTCAAGGGCGGGCTTGGCCAGTTGCAGGCGCTGCGCAGTATTGGCCGGCAATTGCAGCCGCTAACCCTCACCAGCGGTTACGGCGAGGTCCTGGGCACCTGGTGCCTGACCGGCGTCGATGAAGACCAGAGCAATCTGCTTGCTGGCGGCATTCCGCGAAAACAAGGTTTCTCACTGGAGTTTTTGAGCTATGGCGACGACCTGCAGAACCGCTGA
- a CDS encoding glycoside hydrolase family 19 protein produces MTLEQLAAVFPNARLNAGVFLPALNLAMARWDIDTPRRQAAFLAQVGHESGQLRYVKELGNDRYLARYDTGTLALRLGNSPEADGDGQLYCGRGLIQVTGRNNYRACSMALFGDERLLKQPQLLEQPQWAAESAAWFWHSRGLNQLADRGEFNRITRHINGGLNGLEDRLRLWARAREVLC; encoded by the coding sequence ATGACCCTGGAGCAACTTGCTGCCGTGTTCCCCAACGCCCGCCTGAATGCGGGCGTTTTTCTACCTGCACTGAACCTGGCCATGGCCCGCTGGGACATCGACACCCCACGGCGCCAGGCGGCCTTTCTCGCCCAGGTCGGCCATGAGTCCGGCCAGTTGCGCTACGTCAAAGAGCTGGGCAACGACCGTTACCTGGCGCGCTACGACACCGGCACCCTGGCCCTGCGCCTGGGCAATAGTCCCGAGGCCGATGGCGACGGCCAGCTGTACTGCGGCCGCGGCCTGATCCAGGTCACCGGGCGCAACAATTACCGGGCCTGCAGCATGGCCCTGTTTGGCGATGAGCGTTTGCTCAAGCAACCGCAACTGCTCGAACAACCACAATGGGCAGCCGAGTCGGCGGCCTGGTTCTGGCACTCGCGCGGCCTCAACCAGCTGGCTGACCGCGGCGAGTTCAACCGCATCACCCGGCATATCAATGGCGGGCTCAACGGCCTGGAAGATCGCCTGCGGCTCTGGGCGCGGGCCCGAGAGGTGCTGTGTTGA
- a CDS encoding phage tail assembly protein: MTQTAKMPSWLNVSAERVVVQLSKASEANGMQVDSLSLRAPTVRDIRTAQSAASGDDEQRELNLFASLAEVGVKDLEGLSLKDYGRLQAGYFRLVQDDEL, encoded by the coding sequence ATGACTCAAACCGCGAAAATGCCGAGCTGGCTGAATGTCAGTGCCGAACGCGTCGTCGTTCAACTGAGCAAAGCCAGTGAGGCCAATGGCATGCAGGTCGACAGCCTGTCACTGCGTGCACCGACCGTGCGCGACATCCGCACCGCCCAGTCGGCGGCCAGTGGCGATGACGAGCAGCGCGAGCTGAACCTCTTTGCCTCGCTGGCCGAGGTCGGGGTCAAGGACCTTGAGGGCCTGTCGCTCAAGGACTATGGCCGCCTGCAGGCGGGCTATTTTCGTCTGGTGCAAGACGACGAGCTTTGA
- a CDS encoding phage tail protein — translation MTDQTSQFFAILTAVGEAKQANANALGVPWSFSQMGVGDANLTDPIPSRDQKKLINERRRAPLNQVKVDPDNNSIIIAEQVIPPDVGGWWIREIGLYDADGDLVAVANCAPSFKPLLSQGTGKTQVVRLNIVITSAANVELKIDPSVVLATREYVDASLLNVLPRNRPAGTYTKVQINERGVVVAGSNPSNLAGFGITDAMAKDAGGLMAYAPVVDGKIHLLPGSQFFSAVPQTADRPSGIDYGTGVHIKFPDGLTGFDLLSGTSTEWYGVRQFSGAGAGAWRVLWHSANFDPSSKADKSALVVPVVSVNVSKSLTAAELGLVLVDATASSVTLTLPAANATLGVRDVMVRRMDGAQTTLMIRAAGADKIKFHTHLRSEGYQFFPLLGAGDFWHLRSDGSGNWYPVSRLDDSPLGRVFIETAIVQAPGGYGAPDGTLYSRGSWPWLWDFAQQSGMLVADSARAGMEGCWTTGDGSTTFRCPDVRGEHPRFLDSGRGIDEGRIPGSWVSDQVKAHSHSYNVASANTGSGGTQNPIPTDTPGTTKQTNMVGGEENRVRTIAFPARMKLI, via the coding sequence ATGACTGACCAGACAAGCCAGTTCTTCGCCATCCTCACGGCGGTGGGCGAGGCCAAGCAGGCCAACGCCAACGCCTTGGGCGTGCCGTGGAGCTTTTCCCAAATGGGCGTTGGCGATGCCAACCTGACCGACCCGATCCCGTCGAGGGATCAGAAAAAACTCATCAACGAACGCCGAAGGGCGCCGCTCAACCAGGTCAAGGTTGACCCGGACAACAACAGCATCATCATCGCCGAGCAAGTGATACCGCCGGATGTGGGGGGCTGGTGGATTCGGGAAATCGGCCTGTATGACGCCGATGGTGACCTGGTTGCGGTGGCCAACTGTGCACCAAGCTTCAAGCCATTGCTCAGTCAAGGAACTGGCAAGACGCAGGTTGTGCGGCTCAACATCGTTATCACTAGTGCGGCAAACGTCGAACTGAAGATCGATCCTTCAGTAGTGTTGGCAACTCGTGAGTATGTTGATGCATCCCTACTCAACGTATTGCCTCGAAATCGTCCGGCAGGTACCTATACCAAGGTACAGATCAATGAACGCGGAGTTGTAGTGGCGGGTTCGAATCCGAGTAATCTGGCAGGATTCGGTATCACCGACGCGATGGCCAAGGATGCCGGTGGCTTGATGGCTTACGCTCCAGTCGTCGACGGCAAGATTCATCTCCTGCCTGGCAGTCAGTTCTTTTCTGCTGTGCCCCAAACGGCTGACCGCCCCTCTGGCATTGATTACGGTACAGGGGTACATATCAAGTTTCCGGACGGATTGACCGGGTTCGATCTGCTTTCCGGTACCAGTACGGAATGGTACGGCGTTCGTCAGTTTTCGGGGGCGGGAGCAGGCGCCTGGCGTGTGCTCTGGCACAGCGCAAACTTTGACCCGAGCAGCAAAGCTGACAAGTCTGCGTTGGTCGTTCCTGTCGTATCGGTGAATGTTTCCAAATCGCTCACTGCAGCAGAGTTGGGCTTGGTGCTGGTGGATGCAACAGCGTCATCGGTGACCCTGACTTTGCCGGCCGCCAATGCAACGCTCGGGGTTCGGGATGTAATGGTTCGCCGCATGGATGGGGCGCAAACCACGCTGATGATCAGGGCTGCGGGCGCTGACAAGATCAAGTTTCACACCCATTTGCGTTCTGAGGGGTATCAGTTCTTCCCGTTATTGGGGGCTGGCGATTTCTGGCATCTACGCAGCGATGGTTCGGGCAATTGGTACCCCGTCAGCCGACTCGACGACTCACCTCTTGGCCGAGTTTTTATCGAGACTGCGATAGTGCAGGCTCCAGGGGGCTATGGTGCCCCGGATGGAACTCTCTACAGTCGAGGAAGCTGGCCTTGGTTATGGGACTTCGCGCAGCAATCCGGAATGTTGGTAGCCGATAGTGCTCGGGCCGGGATGGAAGGATGCTGGACCACTGGCGACGGCAGCACGACCTTCCGTTGCCCTGACGTACGTGGTGAGCATCCCCGCTTCCTCGACTCTGGCCGGGGCATTGATGAGGGGCGGATACCGGGGAGTTGGGTGTCCGACCAGGTCAAGGCGCATAGCCATTCCTACAATGTTGCCTCGGCTAACACCGGCAGTGGGGGCACGCAGAATCCGATTCCTACCGATACTCCTGGGACCACCAAGCAGACAAATATGGTTGGTGGCGAGGAGAACCGCGTACGCACCATTGCGTTCCCTGCACGTATGAAACTGATTTAA
- a CDS encoding phage tail protein I produces the protein MDSLLPLNSTDLEQAIEAAGFETTDVPLRTLYNPDTCPAHLLHQLAWAWSVDRWDETWPEAIKRSVIRSAFYVHAHKGTIGALRRVVEPLGYLIEVQEWWQTVPQGVPGTFALQVGVLENGISEAMYLELTRLIDDAKPVSRHLTGLAITLASSGYLRLGISLSEGDEIDIYPPTSHDIEVSGSYGLVGREQQIETLDVYS, from the coding sequence ATGGACAGTCTGCTGCCGCTCAACAGCACCGATCTCGAACAGGCCATCGAGGCTGCCGGGTTTGAAACCACCGACGTCCCCCTGCGCACGCTGTACAACCCCGACACCTGCCCGGCGCACCTGCTGCATCAGCTGGCCTGGGCCTGGTCGGTGGACCGCTGGGATGAAACCTGGCCGGAGGCAATCAAGCGCTCGGTGATCCGCTCGGCGTTCTACGTGCATGCCCATAAAGGCACCATTGGTGCGTTGCGCCGGGTAGTGGAGCCGCTGGGTTACCTGATCGAAGTGCAGGAGTGGTGGCAGACGGTACCGCAAGGTGTGCCGGGCACTTTTGCGCTGCAGGTCGGGGTATTGGAGAACGGAATCTCCGAAGCAATGTACCTGGAACTGACCCGCCTGATCGATGACGCCAAGCCGGTCAGTCGCCATCTGACGGGGCTGGCAATCACGCTCGCCAGCAGTGGCTATCTGCGCCTGGGAATAAGCCTTTCTGAAGGCGATGAAATCGACATTTATCCGCCGACCTCTCACGACATTGAAGTCAGCGGCAGCTATGGCCTTGTGGGCCGTGAACAGCAAATTGAAACCCTGGACGTGTACTCATGA
- a CDS encoding phage baseplate assembly protein V, translating into MSYASAMHDRMLAGLVIPCRVVAVDLAAARVRVSDGAGWTSAWLRWHSQAAGKARHWRAPSLNEQGVLISPSGEPAQGTFVPGLYGNAGAPADNREHVEVWRFDDGGSLVYDWQARSYSIELPSGTVSIKVGGSSAVVTDQAITANAASITLTGEVQINGPLRVTGDILGGGKIIDTGGNTANHKH; encoded by the coding sequence ATGAGCTACGCCAGTGCCATGCATGACCGCATGCTCGCCGGCCTGGTTATTCCGTGCCGGGTGGTCGCTGTTGACCTTGCCGCTGCCCGGGTTCGGGTGTCCGACGGCGCTGGCTGGACCAGCGCCTGGTTGCGCTGGCACAGCCAGGCCGCCGGCAAGGCCCGCCACTGGCGTGCGCCGAGCCTTAACGAGCAAGGGGTGCTGATCAGCCCGAGCGGTGAGCCGGCGCAAGGTACGTTCGTGCCTGGCCTGTATGGCAACGCCGGGGCACCAGCGGACAACCGCGAGCATGTCGAGGTCTGGCGTTTCGACGATGGTGGCTCACTGGTCTATGACTGGCAGGCCCGCAGCTACAGCATCGAACTGCCCAGCGGTACCGTCAGCATCAAGGTCGGCGGCAGCTCGGCCGTGGTCACCGACCAGGCCATCACCGCCAATGCCGCGAGCATCACCCTGACCGGCGAGGTGCAGATCAACGGACCCCTGCGGGTAACCGGCGACATCCTCGGCGGTGGCAAGATCATCGACACCGGCGGCAACACCGCCAATCACAAACACTAA
- a CDS encoding GPW/gp25 family protein — MIGMDRRSGHPLSGIAHLRQSIEDILTTPLGSRRMRPEYGSKLRRFVDLPVNEGWKSAVQAEVARALGRWEPRLKLERVRVTAVVGGQITLQLSGQYLGANQTLEVTA; from the coding sequence ATGATCGGCATGGATCGCCGGAGCGGCCACCCGTTGTCCGGCATTGCACATTTACGCCAGTCCATCGAAGACATCCTTACCACGCCACTGGGCAGCCGGCGCATGCGCCCGGAGTACGGCAGCAAGCTACGCCGCTTCGTCGATTTGCCGGTCAACGAAGGCTGGAAGAGTGCAGTGCAGGCGGAGGTGGCTCGCGCACTAGGCCGTTGGGAGCCACGCCTGAAGCTTGAGCGGGTCAGGGTCACGGCGGTGGTGGGCGGGCAGATCACCTTGCAATTGAGTGGACAGTACCTGGGAGCCAATCAGACCTTGGAGGTGACGGCATGA
- a CDS encoding phage major tail tube protein: protein MAMIPETLANLNLFVDGVSFQGDVPSLTLPKLTLKMEEHRAGGMDMAIEIDQGMEKQEAGFVTTGVRRESLKFFGLADGSAFNGTFRGAFKGLKGKVTPVIVTLRGALKEVDMGDWKPGDKAEIKHNVAVTYYKLEVDGRLVYEIDPLGMKRVINGVDQLAAQRSALGL from the coding sequence ATGGCAATGATTCCCGAAACCCTGGCAAACCTGAACCTGTTCGTCGATGGCGTCAGCTTTCAAGGCGACGTGCCCAGCCTGACCCTGCCCAAGCTCACCCTGAAGATGGAGGAGCACCGTGCCGGCGGCATGGACATGGCGATCGAAATCGACCAGGGCATGGAAAAACAGGAGGCCGGCTTCGTCACCACCGGCGTGCGCCGTGAGTCGCTGAAGTTCTTCGGCCTGGCCGACGGCTCGGCCTTCAACGGCACTTTTCGTGGTGCCTTCAAGGGCCTCAAGGGCAAGGTCACTCCGGTCATCGTCACCCTGCGCGGCGCCCTGAAGGAAGTCGACATGGGCGACTGGAAGCCGGGCGACAAGGCCGAGATCAAGCACAACGTGGCCGTGACCTACTACAAGCTCGAAGTCGATGGCCGCCTGGTCTACGAAATCGATCCGCTGGGCATGAAGCGCGTCATCAACGGCGTCGACCAGCTCGCCGCCCAACGTTCGGCCCTGGGCCTGTAA
- a CDS encoding baseplate J/gp47 family protein, which yields MSSVDLSALPAPQVLEDLDFEALFQADLATFRSHMGDNWDATFESDPVNKLLEVGAYRKLLNRARVNDAAKALLLAYAQGADLDQLAANVQLQRLVVQAPDASSVPPTPQVLEEDDALRERVQLVYEGLTTAGPRNSYILHARNASGLVADATAQSPSPAQVVVTVLALEGDGSAPAALLDTVRLKLNDDDVRPVGDRLTVQGAQILRYRIDAVVHMSGNGPEIEATLAECKRRLQAWINPRRRLGVEVARSGVDAQLHINGVSRVDLNDWTDIRPTQAQAAWCEGITVTRGS from the coding sequence ATGAGTAGTGTGGATCTTTCGGCGCTGCCCGCGCCGCAGGTTCTGGAAGACCTCGATTTTGAGGCGCTGTTCCAGGCTGACCTGGCGACCTTCCGGTCGCACATGGGCGACAACTGGGACGCTACATTCGAAAGCGACCCGGTGAACAAACTGCTGGAAGTCGGCGCCTATCGCAAGCTGCTCAACCGCGCACGGGTCAACGATGCGGCCAAGGCACTGTTACTTGCCTATGCGCAGGGCGCCGACCTGGATCAACTGGCGGCCAATGTACAGCTGCAGCGCCTGGTGGTGCAGGCACCCGACGCCAGCAGCGTGCCGCCGACGCCGCAAGTGCTTGAAGAAGACGACGCCCTGCGTGAGCGGGTGCAGCTGGTCTATGAGGGGCTGACCACCGCGGGCCCGCGCAACAGTTACATCCTGCATGCCCGCAACGCTTCCGGGCTGGTGGCCGATGCCACCGCCCAAAGCCCGTCGCCGGCCCAGGTGGTGGTGACGGTGCTGGCGCTCGAAGGCGATGGCAGTGCCCCGGCTGCGCTGTTGGACACCGTGCGGCTCAAGCTCAATGACGATGACGTGCGCCCGGTGGGTGACCGCCTGACGGTTCAGGGCGCACAAATTCTGCGTTACCGCATCGATGCCGTGGTGCACATGAGCGGCAACGGCCCGGAGATCGAAGCGACGCTTGCCGAGTGCAAACGCCGCCTGCAAGCCTGGATCAACCCGCGCCGGCGCCTGGGTGTCGAAGTGGCCCGCTCGGGCGTGGACGCCCAGTTGCACATCAACGGCGTCAGCCGGGTCGACCTGAACGACTGGACCGACATCCGCCCGACCCAGGCGCAAGCGGCCTGGTGCGAAGGGATCACCGTGACGCGGGGGAGCTGA
- a CDS encoding contractile injection system protein, VgrG/Pvc8 family — translation MQPVFRLVADGKDITELINDRLLSLRTSDKPGMESDEFELRIDDRDGAVTLPARGAMIEVHLGYAGQVLTRLGRYTVDEIELSGPPDSIVIRGKASDMRGTGKSIRSGSWEDVPLQQIVRDIAARNGWQPVCPVSTRLPRVDQLNESDFNFITRLARQYDCTAKIGDGKLLVLSRQAGHSASGQALGVVTINRRDVSRWQIRLADKGTHKAVQTRHQDPKSGELKTVELANDASPAGLQPVHSDRHVYPNKAAAEQAAKARLAAFNRSTASVRLEMAGRTDLFAERLILTQGFKDGLDGEYLIESVEHTFSSSGWATSVDCNGGNKGKAKARGKQAKSRPGLRTVQLQPL, via the coding sequence ATGCAGCCAGTGTTTCGTCTTGTTGCCGATGGCAAGGACATCACCGAACTGATCAACGACCGCTTGCTATCCTTGCGCACCTCGGACAAGCCCGGAATGGAATCCGACGAGTTCGAGCTGCGCATCGACGACCGCGATGGTGCGGTGACGTTGCCGGCACGGGGGGCGATGATCGAAGTGCACCTGGGCTACGCCGGCCAGGTATTGACGCGCCTGGGGCGCTACACCGTGGATGAGATCGAGCTGTCCGGCCCCCCTGACAGCATCGTCATCCGCGGCAAGGCCAGCGACATGCGCGGTACCGGCAAAAGCATCCGCAGCGGTAGCTGGGAGGACGTGCCGCTGCAGCAGATCGTGCGTGACATTGCCGCGCGCAATGGCTGGCAGCCGGTTTGCCCGGTGAGCACGCGGCTGCCCAGGGTTGACCAGCTCAACGAGTCGGATTTCAACTTCATCACCCGCCTGGCCAGGCAATACGACTGCACGGCCAAGATCGGCGACGGCAAGTTGCTGGTGCTGTCGCGTCAGGCCGGCCACAGCGCCAGCGGGCAGGCCCTGGGCGTGGTGACCATCAACCGTCGCGATGTCAGTCGCTGGCAGATTCGCCTGGCGGACAAGGGCACGCACAAGGCTGTGCAAACCCGTCACCAGGATCCCAAAAGCGGCGAGCTGAAGACTGTCGAGCTGGCTAACGATGCCTCGCCCGCTGGGCTGCAGCCGGTGCACAGCGACCGTCATGTTTACCCCAACAAGGCTGCTGCCGAGCAGGCTGCCAAGGCACGCCTGGCAGCGTTCAACCGCAGCACTGCCAGTGTGCGCCTGGAAATGGCCGGGCGCACCGACCTGTTTGCCGAGCGCCTGATCCTCACCCAGGGTTTCAAGGACGGGCTGGATGGTGAGTACCTGATCGAGTCGGTCGAACACACCTTCAGCTCCAGTGGCTGGGCGACGTCGGTCGACTGCAACGGCGGCAACAAAGGCAAAGCCAAGGCCAGGGGCAAGCAGGCCAAAAGCCGGCCAGGGCTGCGCACGGTCCAGTTGCAGCCCCTTTGA